From the genome of Pirellulaceae bacterium:
CGATCGACCAAGACAAGCGCTCGCAATGGAATGCGGATATGCGGCAGCACTGGACGATACGAGATAATGCACTGGTCAATGATGGGCATGGAGTGTACCTAACCACGGACAAAGAATATGGCGACATTGAATTGCTGTTGGAATACAAGACGGTGCCACTGGCCGACAGTGGTATCTATCTGCGAGCCACCCCGCAGGTGCAGATTTGGGACAGCACAGAAGAAGCTAAGTTCAACATTGGTGCCAACAAAGGTAGCGGTGGCTTGTGGAACAACAGCCCCGGAACTGCTGGCAAAGACCCGTTGACGTTAGCCGACAAACCGTTTGGGCAATGGAATCAATTCCGTATTCTGCAAATCGGTGCCCGCACCAGCGTATGGCTCAATGATCATCTGGTTGTCGATCATGCCATCATGGAGAATTTCTGGGATCGTAAGCTGCCTCTGATGCGTAGCGGCAAAATTCAACTACAAACTCACGGTGGCGAGATTCAGTGGCGCAACATCTTTGTACGCGAAATTGGGGCTGACGAAGCCAACAACTATTTGGCCAAACGCAGTGGCCAAGGATTTACCGCACTTTTTAATGGCCAGGACCTCAGCGGCTGGGCTGGAGCAACAAGTAACTACGAAGTCATCGACGGAACCATCCGCTGTAAGTCGGGGCGGGGTGGGGTATTACATACCGTGGATGACTATGCCGACTACGATGTCCACCTAGAGTTTTTATTGCCTGCTGGCGGCAATAATGGCTTGGCTATCCGTTATCCAGGTACCGGCGATGCTGCCTATCAAGGCATGTGCGAGCTGCAGATTCTGGATAACGACGCGCCTCAGTATGATAAGTTGGACTCGCGACAATACCACGGATCAGCCTACGGTATGGCTGCCGCCCATCGAGGCTACTTACGCCCCACCGGCCAGTGGAACTATCAGCATGTGAGCGTTCACGGAACGATGATCCGCGTGGAACTTAATGGCACCGTCATCCTGGATACGGACTTGAGCCAGATAAGCGATTACCTGGAGGGCAAGCCACATCCCGGCAAGGATTTGACCACCGGCAAATTCGGATTTGCCGGACACAGTGACCCCGTGCAATTCCGTAATATCGCCATTCGCCGACACTAGTGCGCCGCGCACAGTAGCTATGCGCCAAAGCGTGGTGGCAGCCCGGTCGGTACTGCCAGATCCACCGTCTGGCGACGGCAGCTACAACAGAGCGTGTGAAAATTACCGAGTCAACGATAATTTTCGCGCCACGCGAACGATGATCTCCACCGCTTGGTCGATCTCTGTGGCTGTCGTCATGCGTGACAAGCTAAATCGCAATGAACTATCAACGCGAGATGCATCTAACCCCATAGATTGCAACGTTGGCGAAGGTCGACCGCTGCCGCTAGCGCAAGCTGAACCGGTACTACATGCTACACCCGCCAAATCCAGGGCCATCTGCATGGCTTGGCGATCGATGCCAACGAAGGCAATGTTGGATGTTTGTGGTAATCGCCATTCAGGCTGACCATTGACCTGGGCTTGACCGAGCTGTGCAAGCAAATTCGCTTCGAACCGATCTCTCAGTCGCGCTACTTGCTGGTAGACCCCGGTGCGCCGAGCCCGATCGGCGACCTCCAGTGTCTTGGCCATTCCTACAGCCAGCGCCACCGGTTCCGTGCCGGCACGCCAACCCAACTGCTGTCCGCCACCGACCAGGATCGGCTGAAGCTGGGAAGGCGATCGAGTCACCAGCGCACCGATGCCTACGGGACCGTGAACTTTGTGTGCCGCCAGCGTGATCGACGATACCCCCAGGGCGGTCATGTCAAAGTCAAGCTTGCCAACGGCTTGTGTGATATCGCTGTGTACCGGCACGTCGTATTGGCTGCACAATTGCACGATCGCCGCCAAATCATTCAGCACACCCGTTTCATTGTTGGCCAACATCAAACTGACCAAAGCCACCCGGTGATACCGGTCGCGACCGCTGTAAATATCGTTTAACCACTGCGACAGTTGTGGCAGATCATAACGGCCGCTGGCCAGCCCAGGCAACAGACGCACCGGATTGGCACACAACGAGGGCTGACCAGCGGCCATCAGTAGGCTGGGATGCTCCATGGCACCGACAATCACCAGGTCTTGGGCTGACGGAGCCTGCAGACGCAGCGCCAGATTGTTGGCTTCGGTCCCGCCACTGGTGAGTATTACCTGGGGGCTATCCATTCCTTGATATGGCGCACCGAGATACTGCAAAATCGTTGATCTTGCGTTCTCTAGCAGATGCAAGGCTTGCCGTCCGAGCCGATGCTGACTGGCCGGATTGGCTAGTCCAGGCAGTTGAAGCTGCGACATACAACCGGCCACCTCGGAATCGAGATAACTGGTGGCATTGTTGTCTAAGTAAATTTGTACAGGCTGCATGTGCCGAGTGCCAAAAATATGCGTTGCGGGTTGCAAGGCATTTTATTGTATGCCAGTCCGTCCAGCCTCCCAGTCGTTTTGCAATTCCCGCACCGATGTGGCATACTCTGTGCATCCAAGTTGACGAACTAATGTAATGGCGCCCTCTAACTGACTCACATTCAGCTACCCGCACTGAAGAATTGATGAACATCACGGCCATCGAGACATTTGCGACACGCATACCACTTAAGCCCGAATACCGCATGATCTCGGCATTGGGACAACACCATGTTTCTCAGTATGTGTTGGTCAAAGTAACTACCGATAGCGGTCTATTTGGCGTTGGTGAGGCGACAGTAATGCCGCGCTGGAGCGGCGAGACGGTGTGGGGGGCTAAAGCCCTCATCGACTGCGTATTAGCGCCGGTTGTCCTGGGTTGCGACATCCAGGACCTGGAGGAACTGGACCGGCGCATGGATGCCCTGGCAGCCGACAATTGGTTTGCGAAATCGGCCATTGAAATGGCTGTGTGGGACATCGCTGGCAAAGCAGCCCACCAGCCGGTATATGAACTGCTGGGAGGAGCGGTTCGATCGACCACGATCCGCAGTCGCTTCTCTCTGGGGGCCTATCCTCCCGAGATTGCGGCGCAGCGAGCTGTTGAAAGGGTTCAGGCGGGTTTTGACACGATCAAAGTCAAAGTCGGCACCGATCCACTCACCGATGTCAGTCGCGTGCTGGCGGTACGCAAGGCTGTCGGTTCACAAATCACACTGACAGTCGATGCCAATGGTGGTTGGGATCTGGAACAGGCGCTGTGGTGCTTGAAGCGCTTGGAAGACTGCCATGTGGAGTGGGTCGAACAACCACTGCCGCGCCGCAATTTCAATCAGCTGCGGCAGCTTCGCCAGCAGACAGGCTGCCGCATCTTGGCAGACGAGAGTTGCTTTGATGAAGTGGAAGCCCGCGAGCTGATAGCCGGCGGCTGCTGTGATGCACTTTCGATATACCCTGGCAAGAACGGTGGCATTCGCAAGGCACGGAAGATTGCTCTGTTGGCAGAACAGCATGGCCTGCCCTGCACAATTGGATCCAATTTGGAGTGGGACATTGCGACGGCTGCAATGCTGCATCTGGTCGTCGCTACTGCCAATCTGCAGGTCGAACAAATTCCGGGCGACTGCTTAGGGCCAAGCTACCACGCGTATTCAATCGTACGACAGCCGCTAACGATCGAAGGTCCACGGACCAGCCTGAGCAGGCAGGCTGGGTTGGGAATCGACGTTGACTGGGATGTAGTGTTCCAGCATCCTGCGTCGACCAATCCGACAACAGGTGAGTAATACAAGTGGACAGGGAATTGATGACCAACAGCACTAGACGCAATCCGTACCAATCCGAACCAACGACAATCGTCAATGGAGGGTCGACGTCTGCGCCTACGAACATCCGCTGGCACATCTTTGCGCTGGCCTGCGGTGCGTCGTTCTTGCTGTACCTGCATCGTTATAGTTGGAATGTGGTCGGCCCGAAATTGCAGGAACAGTTCGCATTCAGCCACACCCAAGTCGCCCTACTGTTTTCATTGTTCTACTACACCTATGCCAGCGGACAAATACCCAGTGGCGTGATCATCGACCGCTTCGGACCTCATCGCTTCCTGAGCCTCATGATCTTAGCCTGGTCTGCAGCCATGACGGCGATCGCGCACACGCAGAATATGTTGCTGCTGGGCATATGTCGTTTGACATTTGGGGCAGCGCAGGCGGGTTGCTATCCGGCGCTGGCGCAGGTGACGCGACGTTGGTTTCCGGCCAATCGACGCACGCTCTTGCAAGGCTGGATCGCAACCACGTTTGGCCGAAGCGGTGGAGCCATGTCCCCGATCATCATTGGCTCGCTACTGATGGGTTGGTGCGGTCTAAACTGGCAAACGGCCATCTCGGTACTAGGTGGACTAGGCGCGATCTATGCACTCGTCTTTTGGAAACTGTTTCGCAATTCACCCGCCGAACATTGCGGTGTTAACCGTTCCGAATGTGCGCTGATCTCCGAAGGTGCGCCAACGGACGAAAACTCAGCTTCACCTGGCCCCACAGTATTGCCGCTGAAAGTAGCCGCGCGGAATGTCAGCCTACGATTCTTTGTGGTTCAACAATTCCTGGATGCAGGCTCTGATGTGGCCTTTGTATCATTGATTGGAGCCTACTTTCTGCAGGCTCGCGGAATGGACATTGCCACAACTGGCTGGCTGGCCAGTTTACCACTATGGGGTGGTGCCTTGGGAGGCATTGTCGGTGGCTGGCTGAATGATCGACTGATCCATGCTACAGGCAGTCGTCGCTGGTCGCGGAGCGGCGTGGGCTGCATTGGCAAAATTCTGGGCTGCCTGATGTTGCTATTGGTCTCTGCGCAAACTACCAGCCAGGCTGCCGCCCTGTGTTTGCTAGCCGCCAAATTCTTCAGCGACTGGAGTCAGCCGACCACCTGGGGAGCATGTACGGACATGGGAGGGCGCTTTAGCGCGACCCTCTTTAGCATCATCAACACTGCAGGCACTTCGGGCGGAATCACCATGCCCATCGTCTTCGGAGGATTGCTGGACTGGTTTACGACCTCGACCGAAGTCCATCAAGTTATCGTCAGCACTACCAACTGGCAGCCACTGTTCTATCTACTGTCGGCGATGTACTTGGCTAGCGGACTATGTTGGCTCATGGTCGATTGCACTCGACGCATCGAAGCCGCTGACTGATGACTATGGCACCGTGATGTTGGTTAATTGAGCCGAGATATTGCTGCGCATGGCGGTAATGTCTGCGAATGAGACCAATCCATTTTTGTCGATATCTAAGTTGTGGCTCGACGCTACAACTTGACTCAACTGTGAACGGATCTGGGTAATGTCCGTAAATGAGACGGTGTAAATACCGTCTTCGGGCCCAGTTGTTTCACCGAGTAGGTGCCCGACGTAAAACACCTCGTCATGCTGAAGTCCGGTGTTGGCTGTGGCATGAACCGTAATGCGTAACCAACGATTGACAATCGCATTGTCCGTCCAGGAAATAGTGACTTGATCCGGCGAACCTTGCGTAACGACTATTGACGATGGAGCAGGAGCAATCGTCCAATGAGGCGGCGGATTGGTGCCCTGATTGAACGCCCCTTGTGGGCTGACCTGGAATGTAAAATCTGCTGACGATAATGCACCGGGAATTGCCAAGCCTGCTATGTCAAATCCAATACCGTTCAAACCTGTGGCGGTATTGGTCAAATGGTTCATTCCCAAGATTGTTGGCGTTCCGGTGGCACGATGCAGCGTCTTGACAGCATCGATGGCCGATCCGCTGCCGGTCCAGCCGTTGTGAACGACAAAGCCGCCCACGACTTCGGTGCAAGGGCTGATGCCGAAACTGGTCGGATCATTCGGATCACTACAGTTGAGAATCTCCTGATAGTCCAAATATCCGTCCATGTCGCGATCAAGCGCCAAGCGATAGCCGGTACCGCTGGGCACGATGGTGAATGTCGCTGTGTGGCCATTACCGGTACCGCCGAGGATCTCGGCCAGCGTCGCATTGGGCTGGCCGATGTTATCCCACTGATAAGAATTGCTGCCACGATACAGCAGGCCTCGCGACCCGGCCGGTCCGTGCGTCTTACAGATCAACTCCAGTCGCGATGTCGCATCTACCGCTGAGATCAATGAATTGATTCGAGTAGTGCTGTGCGAGGGATGGGTGATTGTTACTTGCTGCCCTACGCCTGCGTGACTATCTTTGCTGGGAACGCCCGGCGGCTCTAGGGCTATTGTTCCGTTGTTAGCGATCAAACTCCCATTGGCTTCACGGAAGTCCGAGCCAGCCCACGACAGTAGCAGCGCCACCATATTGGCGATCTGCTGGTCGGAAGTAAACAGAAACGCTGGATTGCCAATGAAATCGGCGATCGAAGCCACATTGCCATCGTGCATGTGACCAAAGCCATGCGTGCTTGTGCTGCCAGGTCTCATGCGAAATCCAACGCGTTCATAAATGTTCCGTAGATGCGCAACTTTGAGCGTATTCTGCATCGGTCCGGGAACGTCGCTGACCCCCATCATCAACAAGTGGTTTTCGTTGTTTGGACCGCGCGCAATGGGCTGCCAAGCATTCGACACCCAGCGACGATCGGTACTGCCACCGGTTGGCAAGACATGGCAGGATACGCAGGCAAACAGCTGCTGATCGAGACGGCTACCGAGATCTTTGTTACGATACTGCGCTAAGCCCGCAACCGCGTTTCCAGCCGGCAGTGGAGCACCGGCCGCAAGCGTAAAGCGGCCAGTTGCAAAATGTCCTGTCAGCGGAAGATTTGTGGGTAAAGTATTGTCGATGTTACGAAACGGATTGGGCGGGAAGTGCATCGTCGCCAAATGCGCTTTGAACTCTGCCATTTCTGAAGTAGTCAGCAAGCTGGCTCGCCCCTGCAATTCATGAAAAGCGCCATTAAACTCTTCGATCCCAAATCGGTCGCCTCGCCAGTGCAACGGTTCATGTCCGATGATGTCCTGCAAAGTTTGCGTCAGCATCGGTCCCTTCATCGGATGGAAGTCCGTGAGAATGCCGGTTCCCAGCTTTTGGTTACCCAGTGGAAATCCCAATGGAACGGTGAATGAATCATTGCGGTTGAGATTTCTAGTCGCTAACGAGACCTTGGCTCCAGAAGGATTGCCCAAGTCCCAAGACAGTCGATCCATGCGTCCATCCACGTGGCAAGAAGCACAAGAAATCTGCCCAACGGCGGAGCTGTGCTGGGTGTCATACAGGTGCTTGCGCCCGATGCGAATTGCGGTAGGCGTCGGATCAAAATAATCGACCGTATCCACTAGGCTGCCCAAATTTATGTCGATCACAGAAATGGACCCTTGGAAACGATTCTGCACGTACAATCGACCACGTGCTTCATCCAATACCAAGCCCACAGGACCAGGCTGGACCGCAATCACCGGACCAACGCGCTGACCGCTGCTATTGATGCTGACGATGTTGTTGGAACCCATACCGGCAATGTATGCCACTGATCCATCCGACTTCCATTTGACTGAGCGCGGATCACCAACAGCCGTGGCTCGCTGATGATCCGGCAATTGCGAGCCCGTGAACTGCGCCATCAGGCTGGCATTCAGATCGCTGCGCCCCGTCGCCTGCAGATTGATCGGATTGGCAAACGCCGCGACGACATCAATGAACTTAGCCGATATGTTCGGCTCAAAACGCAACTCGTTGTGGGCCTCGGTACCAACCACAGTTACATTGCCAGACACTGGATTGACATCCAAGGCCATACACAGATTCATCAGATCGCTGACATAACCAACTTGCAGCGTATTAACCGACACCACGCCTAAATCGTGATCCACCAAATTCCAGCCAGGATACCGGCCCGACATATCCGCATTGGCACCGCTAACAAACTGCGTCCAGTCGGCACCCGTATCATCCCGCCATGCGCCCTGACTATCTTGCCGAACAATCAATGACACTTTGGGCGGCGTACCGGCAGCCAGATTTTGAGCCGGGATGAAGCCGCCGCCGGCGTTGGGAGGAGGATTGACTCCGCCATAAGGTCCGTTGGTTCTGCGCAGCACATCGGGGGGAAAGTTAATGATCGAGCTACCGGGGTCCGACATGCCGCCAGATAGAATCGTCGTTCGATTGCCCGAATGGAAAAACGCCACATACACCTGCCCGCCATCGGGACTAACCGCCAGTGCCCGAGGATTATTGCCTTGTAACGCAACCTCTGTCGGAACCGCTACCAAGTCGGCTGGGTTAAACACCTGTATCAAATGCGGAAAGCCACAGGACACAAAGGCGCGTTGCGGCGACCCAGCAAAGACCACATCCTGTGGATCATCGCGCGTCAACAGCGTCGCGCTGACGGTGCGCTGAGCAACATCGATGATCGACACGCTGTCGGAAAGATTGTTTACCACCCATAGTTCGTTGTTAGTACGAAATCGCACACTAACCGGTTCCAGACCCACAGGGATACTGGCATTCCATTCCGGACTGCCGCCCGCGAGAGAGTACAGTTCTATGCGCATGTCCGGCGTGTTGACGGCGGCTAAATAGCCACCATTGGGGCTCATGTCCATGGCATGGACCGGAGCAATCTCATAGTTCACGAAACTGGCTGGTTGTACTTGAGCTTGAGCGACAGGCAGCATTACCAACAGAGCCAACCCCAAAGCACGTACTGAATAAGACACTCTTCGCATTCCCTGTGTGAACAAGTGGACCACGGCAGGCTGACATCCCGGATTGTCCATGATAATCAATGCATCCTGGACGTGGGAAGTTTTCGTCATTCCGCTGGCTCAGATGTCCCGGATTTGTGGCCGACTTCAGGTAAGTGAGTTGATCTGAGGCGGGCGGCCAAGACGAATATACCGATAGCTGCCTTCACCAGAGTGTGGCAGCCCACCTCAACCACCGCCTGGCGACAGCAGCAACCAAGGGGTTGCTCGGCTTACTGGACCGTGATATTGGTTAACTGAGTGCTCACACTGGATCTCATGGCCGTAATATCAGCAAAGGAGACCAACCCATCCTTGTTGATATCCAAAACGCTACTGGCTGGCACAACTTGGCTCACCGCCGCTCGAATGGGTGTGATATCTGCGAAGGATACCGTATAGACACCGTCAGCCGCGCCGGTCACCTCGCCACACAGGTGTCCGATATACAGCACTTGGTCGCTCGGCAAACCCGTTCTCGAGGTCGCCCTGACTGTTATCTGTAACCATCGATTAGTGATCGAACCATTGGGCCACGTGAAAACAATTCGGTCTGGCGAGCCCGGCGTGACTACCACGGACGATGGCGCTGGTGCAGCTGCCCAGACACTGGGCGGATTTGCGCTTTCGCTGAACGCGCCCTGGGGACTCATACGGAACGTAAAGTCGCCAATCTGGACTCCACCAGGATTGGCCAAACCAGCTACCTCGATCTCCATTCCATTTAGCCCCGCCGCTGAATTGGTCAAATTGACCAGCCCCAATGTTGTCGGCGTGCCATTGGCGAGATGCCCTGTCTTGCCGGCGTCTACGGACGATCCACCGCCAGACCAACTGCTGTGAACAGCGTGGCTAGCAACCAAGCTCGAACAGACATTGGAGCTGCCAAAGCTGCTGGGATCATCCGGATCGGTGCAGTTGAGCAACTCCTGGTAATCCATGAATCCATCCAAATCCCGGTCGCGGCCCAACCGCTGGCCGGTTCCAGCCGGTACGATGGTAAACGTTACCGATTTGCCACTGCCCGTGTTGGCTACCAACGCCGCCTGTGAGACCGCTGACTCCGTAGGGTGATCCGGCAGGAAGTTGCCGCCCTGCAACAAATAGCCCCGGGGATGTCCGCCGCCCTGCGTCTTGGCAATCAACTGCACACGAGTCGAGGCATTAACTGCAGCGACCATGGAATTGAGTCGTGTTTGGCTGTGCGTTGGACTGGTGATCGTTTCCTGCTGACCCACACCCGCGTGACTATCTTTACTAAAGACTCCCGGTGGCTCCAACTGTACCGTACCGTTGTTGACAATCAAATTGCCGCTGTTATCGCGAAAATCCGAACCGGACCAGGACATCATCAAGGCAACCATATTGGCTATCTGCTGATCCGATATGAAGAAAAATGCTGATAAGTTAAGGAAATCAGTGATGGAGGGAGTACTCCCATCGTGACCGTGACCAAAACCGTGCAGACTGGAGGTACCGGGCCGCACATTGAATCCAACCCGCTCAAAAATATTGCGTAGGTGCGGAACTTTAAAAGTGTTCTGAACCGGTGGGGCAACATCGCTGACACCCATGAGCACCAATTGATTTTCATTGTTGGGACCGCGAGGGATTAGTTGCCACACGTTGTTCGAAAATACCCTGTCGGTGCTGTCGCCACCGGGCAAAGTATGACAAGTTACACAAGCAATATTACCTCGGTCGAGGCGATTGACTTGGTTTCGATACTGCGCCAATCCCGATACGGCATTCCCAGCGGGCAGAGGCGCTCCAGCTTCAAGGGAAAAGCGACCGGTGGCAAAATGCCCACCCAGATTTAGGCTCGTGGGCAACGTATTGTCGATGTTACGAAAAGGGTTGGGCGGGAAGTGGAGCGTCGCCAAAAACGCCTTGAACTCGCCCATCTCGGCGTTCGTCAAGACCGTCGCTCGACCCTGCAACTCATGAAAGGCGTCATTGAACTCTTCGATGCCAAAGCGATCGCCGCGCCAGTGCAACGGTTCATGATCGATAATGTCTTGCAGCGTCTGGGTCAGCAGCGGACCTTTCATCGGATGAAAATCCGTCATGGTGGCACCGCCGGAAATACTGGTGTTCAAGGTGCGAGATGACAACAAAACTTTGTTACCCGCAGGATTGCCCAGATCCCAAGAAAGACGATCCATGCGCCCATCCACATGGCATGACGCACAGGCAATCTGGCCAATCGCCGAACTATGCTGCGTGTCGTACAAGTGCTTGCGACCCGTTCGAATCACAGTCGGCGTCGGATCAAAATAACTGACAAGCGACGTTTCGGTATTGGAGCTCAAATCAACCACCGAGATCGATCCGTGAAAGCGATTCTGCACATACAACTTGCCACGAGCTTCATCCAGCGCCAGACCAACCGGACCGGGGCGAACAGGAATTGCCGAGCCAATCCGCTGCCCGCTACCGTCAATTTTCACGACGTTATTGGAGCCCATCCCCGCAATGTATCCCACCGCTCCATCGGCCGACCATTTGATCGCACGTGGATCACCCAACGCTGTGGCCCGCAAGGTTGGCGACAACTGAGTGCCGGTAAACTGAGCTACTAAATCTGCATTCAAATCGGTATGGCTGGTAGCTTGAAATGTCAACGGATTGGCCGTGGCCGCTACTACGTCAATGAACTCGGCTTGAATCACGGGTTCAAACCGTATTTCGTTATGCGCTTCGGTGCCAACCACGGTCACCTGACCGGAAGCCGGATTGACATCTACCGCCATGCAGATATTCATCAAATCGCTGATGTAGTTCACACTCAAACTGTTGGCATCGACCACAGCCAAATCGTGATCCAATACTGTCCAGCCAGGGTAGCGGCCAGACTGAGTCGCGCTGGCACCGCTGACAAAGGGTGTCCAGTTGGCGCCAGTGTCATCCCTCCATACTCCTGAGCTGTCCTGGCGTACAATCAACGACACCTTGGGAGGAGTGCCGGCGGCGGTGTTGCGCAGTGGATTGAAGACAGTGCCGGCGTTGGGCGGCGGGTTGACTCCACTATGTGGACCAGCATTATTGGTCACGATGTCTGGCGGAAAATTGGCGATGTTGCTACCGGGAGCCGAAACACCGCCGGACAGAATCGTGGTGCGATTGCCGGAATGGAAGAAGGCTACGTACACCTTGGTGCCATCGGGACTGACCGCCAAGGCCCGCGGATTATTGCCTTGTAGCACAATATTGCTGGGGGCAGCAGCTAGATTGGCCGGATTAAACACCTGCAAGGTGTGCGGAAAGCCGCACGACACAAATGCACGCTGCGGCGAACCAGCAAACACTACATCGTAAGGATCGTTCAGCGTCGCCAACGTCGCCGTGACACGCTGCTCAGAGATGCTGATTACCGATATCGTATCCGATACGTTATTGACCACCCACAATTCATCATTGCTGCGAAAACGTACGCTGGTCGGCTCCATGCCCACCGCAATGCTGACCCACTTCTGCGGTCCGCCCGCATCCAGCGTAAACAACTCCACCCGCATGTCCGGCGTGTTGACCGCCGCCAGCACGTTGCCATCGGGACTCATGGTCAACGCATGTATCGGCGCGATCTCATAGTTGACAAAGTTCGCCAACGGCACCTGCGCTTGCGCCACAGGCAACATTACTATCAGGCCAAGCCCCAGGGCACATATCGAACAACGCATTCTGCTGATTCCTTAAACTAATAATTGGACATAAGCAATTTGTCGGAACACGTGCTGACGTTTGGTAGCTACGCTCGCCAGAGCCTAGTTTTTAGCTACGCTCACCAGAGCGTGGATTGTTGTTTGCCAAACTAACTCCGCTGCAATTCTGGTGAGCTGTCGCAAACCGGATCAAACACGCCCAAGATTCTTGGGTGGTATCTGTATATTCTGATCCGTGCCAGACTAGCTTACCTCGCTCTGCTTGTCCCACCCTACAAATACTAAAACTACAGCGTCAGCCACAGGAATTCACACCTGTTGACTGACGCTGCGAATCACCTCTGTGCTATCACCAACCCGGCGTTACTGCACCGTGATGCTGGGCAACTGAGTCCCCACATTGGATCGCATGGCTGTGATGTCAGCAAACGATACCAGGCCATCTTTGTTGATGTCCAAGATGCTACTGGATGGTACATCTTGGCCCACCGCTGCGCGGATCGGCGAGATGTCCGCAAACGACACCGTGAACGAACCATCTGACGGACCCGTCACCTCGCCACACAAGTGCCCAATGTACAGCACCACATCGCTCTGCAATCCTGTCTTGGAGTCGCCTTGACCGTGATTTGCAACCAACGATTGGTGATCGCACCATCTGCCCACGTAATCACCACTCGATCCGGCGAGCCCGGCGTGACCACCACCGACGTTGGTATTGGAGCAGCAGCCCAACCGCTGGGCGGATTGGCACCCTCGTCAAACACCCCCTGTGGACTAATGCGGAACGTAAAATCCGCAGCATTGACTGCGCCAGGACTAGCCAAGCCAGCTACCTCTATCTCCATCCCATTGAGACCAGCCGCTGAATTGGTCAAATTAGCTAGACCTAACGTGGCCGGAGTACCGTTGGCGCGATGTGCTGACTTGCCGGCATCAACTGCTGGGCCACCTCCGGACCATCCGCTGTGACGGGCCTTACTGGCCACAAAGCTTGAGCAGACGCTTGAGCTACCAAAGCTGCTGGCATCATCCGGATCGGTACAATTGAGGAACTCCTGGTGATCCAGAAAGCCGTCTAGATCTCGGTCGCGACCGAGTCGCTGGCCGGTACCAGCCGGTACCAGCGTAAATGTAATTGACTTTCCATTACCGCTTAACGCCACCAACTGAGCCTGGCTAAGCGATGATTCCCCCACATTATCCGGTAGAAAACTACCGCTCTGAAACAGGTAACCACGAGGTCGTCCACCGCCCTGCGTCTTGGCAATCAACTGCAAGCGGTTTGAGTCGCCGACCGCTGAAACCAAAGCATTCAACCGTGTCTGACTTTGGGTCGGACTGAGAATCGTTTCTTGTTGGCCCACACCCGCGTGGCTGTCCTTACTCGGAACGCCAGGCGGCTCAAGCGCATCACTATTGTTGTTGACGATCAAAGCTCCATTCGTCTGCCGGAAATCCGAACCGGCCCACGAAAGTATCAGCGCTACCATGTTGGAGA
Proteins encoded in this window:
- a CDS encoding DUF1080 domain-containing protein: MSISCSCEQAAVWGGRPCKMAEAISAGFDVGWMSAALRGLALCLIVWILCNASLAQDPPTGFTAIFNGHNLDGWHGCPHVDPRKWDSIDQDKRSQWNADMRQHWTIRDNALVNDGHGVYLTTDKEYGDIELLLEYKTVPLADSGIYLRATPQVQIWDSTEEAKFNIGANKGSGGLWNNSPGTAGKDPLTLADKPFGQWNQFRILQIGARTSVWLNDHLVVDHAIMENFWDRKLPLMRSGKIQLQTHGGEIQWRNIFVREIGADEANNYLAKRSGQGFTALFNGQDLSGWAGATSNYEVIDGTIRCKSGRGGVLHTVDDYADYDVHLEFLLPAGGNNGLAIRYPGTGDAAYQGMCELQILDNDAPQYDKLDSRQYHGSAYGMAAAHRGYLRPTGQWNYQHVSVHGTMIRVELNGTVILDTDLSQISDYLEGKPHPGKDLTTGKFGFAGHSDPVQFRNIAIRRH
- a CDS encoding cysteine desulfurase — encoded protein: MQPVQIYLDNNATSYLDSEVAGCMSQLQLPGLANPASQHRLGRQALHLLENARSTILQYLGAPYQGMDSPQVILTSGGTEANNLALRLQAPSAQDLVIVGAMEHPSLLMAAGQPSLCANPVRLLPGLASGRYDLPQLSQWLNDIYSGRDRYHRVALVSLMLANNETGVLNDLAAIVQLCSQYDVPVHSDITQAVGKLDFDMTALGVSSITLAAHKVHGPVGIGALVTRSPSQLQPILVGGGQQLGWRAGTEPVALAVGMAKTLEVADRARRTGVYQQVARLRDRFEANLLAQLGQAQVNGQPEWRLPQTSNIAFVGIDRQAMQMALDLAGVACSTGSACASGSGRPSPTLQSMGLDASRVDSSLRFSLSRMTTATEIDQAVEIIVRVARKLSLTR
- a CDS encoding MFS transporter, yielding MTNSTRRNPYQSEPTTIVNGGSTSAPTNIRWHIFALACGASFLLYLHRYSWNVVGPKLQEQFAFSHTQVALLFSLFYYTYASGQIPSGVIIDRFGPHRFLSLMILAWSAAMTAIAHTQNMLLLGICRLTFGAAQAGCYPALAQVTRRWFPANRRTLLQGWIATTFGRSGGAMSPIIIGSLLMGWCGLNWQTAISVLGGLGAIYALVFWKLFRNSPAEHCGVNRSECALISEGAPTDENSASPGPTVLPLKVAARNVSLRFFVVQQFLDAGSDVAFVSLIGAYFLQARGMDIATTGWLASLPLWGGALGGIVGGWLNDRLIHATGSRRWSRSGVGCIGKILGCLMLLLVSAQTTSQAAALCLLAAKFFSDWSQPTTWGACTDMGGRFSATLFSIINTAGTSGGITMPIVFGGLLDWFTTSTEVHQVIVSTTNWQPLFYLLSAMYLASGLCWLMVDCTRRIEAAD